The Streptomyces noursei ATCC 11455 sequence GACGGTGGCCGCGCCGGAAGTCAGCAGGACGGTGCGGACGGCCATCCGCCGCAGCGCGAACTGCACGCCGGTGGCGGACAGGAACATCGCCAGCGCCATCCCGCCCGCCAGCGCCCGGTTCGCGGTGCCGAGCAGACCGGCCAGCAGCGAGGGCCCGAGCGACAGTACGAAGGACGTGGCGCTGATGCCCGGCGCGAACGCGGCCAGCCCGAGGGCGAGATGACGCCGGTTGGCCCGCGGCACGACCGGCAGCCGTACCCAGGAACCGGGCGCGGCGGCGCCGGCCCCACGGTCCCGCCGGGGCAACGGCATCCTGACCACCGCCACCAACGCCGTCACCAGCAGGACGGCTTCCACGGCGAAGACGGTCACGGTCGGTGCGGGCGCGGTCTCCGACAGCACCCCGGCCAGTACGGGGCCGATTCCGGCACCCAGGACCATTCCGGTGGACGCCAACAGCGGCCCGATCCTCCGCCCGGCCGCGACGTCCGTCACCGCAGCCATGCCGGCCGACACCGCGACGCCCGTGGCCACGCCGGTCAGCAGACGGGCAACGACCAGGGCCGCCACCGAGGGCGCGGTGGCGTAGACGAGGCAGGCGACAAGGCCCAGGAGCAGCGCCGGCACCAGGACCGGCTTGCGCCCGATACGGTCCGAGGCCACTCCCGCCACCGGCAACGCGCCCAGCAACCCGACCACATAGGCCGCGAAGATCAACGTCAACGTGCCCGAAGTGAAGCCGAGTTGGCGTTGCCAGACCGCGTACAGCGGCATCGCCGCGTTCGACAGGACGAAGACGGCGACCACCGGCCACGCGGCGAACCAGATCTCCCTGGTCGGGGGCACCGACGGCGCCGACGACACCGCCGACTCCGCACGGGTAGCCGCCGGGCGTGGCGTACGAGTTCCGGGCATGGGCGCCGTACGGGTTTCAGGCATGGGTGTCCCCTCCTCATCCAGCCAGTACGAGATGATTCGTACAAGCGGTACGAGAAGATTCGTACAGGGATCTGCAGTACGATGCAAGTCGTACTGCAGATGACGGGTACGGGTGAGGCCGCCGCACGGGAGGGACGCAGACATGGGCACCGACACCGACACCGACGCGGGAACGCGCACAGGCACGCGCACAGGAACAGGCGCAGGCGCAGACCTCGCCGCACTCCAGCGGCCCATACCGGCCGACGCGCCCGAGCCGCTGCCGGAGCCGGAACGGGACGCCCTGCGGCTGGAGGTCGTCATGGGCGCACTGAGCGATCCACTGCGGATGCGGATCGTGCGCACCCTGCTGCTGGAGTCGGAGGACTTCGACCACACCTGCGGCTGGTTCGGCCTGGACCGCCCCAAGTCCTCGCTCACCCATCACTTCCGGGCCCTGCGGGAGGCCGGGCTGATCCGTCAGCGGCAGTACGGACTGGAGCGGCGCAGCCACGTCCGGATCGAGGACCTGGAGGCCCGTTTCCCCGGCCTGCTGACCCTGGTCGCCAACTGGCAGGAATAGCAACGGACTCGACACCGCCCACCGCAAGCCAGCGCCCCCTGCGCCGTT is a genomic window containing:
- a CDS encoding MFS transporter, producing the protein MPGTRTPRPAATRAESAVSSAPSVPPTREIWFAAWPVVAVFVLSNAAMPLYAVWQRQLGFTSGTLTLIFAAYVVGLLGALPVAGVASDRIGRKPVLVPALLLGLVACLVYATAPSVAALVVARLLTGVATGVAVSAGMAAVTDVAAGRRIGPLLASTGMVLGAGIGPVLAGVLSETAPAPTVTVFAVEAVLLVTALVAVVRMPLPRRDRGAGAAAPGSWVRLPVVPRANRRHLALGLAAFAPGISATSFVLSLGPSLLAGLLGTANRALAGGMALAMFLSATGVQFALRRMAVRTVLLTSGAATVAGTLALVTAIHTATLVPLVAAVVLAGAGQGAGQLGGLTLLSREVPAARRAEANAALNAGGYLLAGTLPVADGYLSDAIGLPAAATAFGLAVALLAVAGAVLVAARGGEARG
- a CDS encoding ArsR/SmtB family transcription factor; this translates as MGTDTDTDAGTRTGTRTGTGAGADLAALQRPIPADAPEPLPEPERDALRLEVVMGALSDPLRMRIVRTLLLESEDFDHTCGWFGLDRPKSSLTHHFRALREAGLIRQRQYGLERRSHVRIEDLEARFPGLLTLVANWQE